The Spirochaeta cellobiosiphila DSM 17781 genome contains the following window.
AAACCATTTTCATAGAGAAACTGGGCTCCGTTGACATTATGAACGGCCATTTGGGTAGATCCATGGAGAGGCAGATGGGGATAATTCTTCTTTAATAGGTGATAAACACCCCAGTCCTGGATGATACAAGCCTCTATAGGGAGCTTCGTGATTTGAGGTAACAATTCCGTCAGGTTTTGAAGGTCTTCATTGCTGTGAATGGTATTGATCGCTAGATAAAGGGAGGTCCCTTTGTTGGCTGTTTTGAGTCTACGAACTTGTTCTAAAGTAAAATTTTCCGCTTTCTGTCTTGCGCTAAATTGTTTGAGTCCTAAGTACAGAGCATCTGCTCCTCCCTGGACGGCATAAATCGCTGTGTTAAAACTACCAGCTGGTGATAAGAGCTCTGTACCCATAAAAAGAATTATAGATTAGAATAGAAAGCTATGAAATACCTAGAGAAGCCTAAGTTTTCACATCCTTCAGCCTGTCCCTATATTGAAGGAGAAGAATATCGACAGGAATATTTCTTGGCCTATGATGTTAATGAAGTCGAACTGGATGAGTTGTTTGAAGCAGGCTGGCGCCGGTTTGGGGCCTATTTTTTTCGACCTGCCTGTCGATTTTGTCGTAAATGTATCCCCATAAGAACGGTTATCCCCGAATTAAATCTAAGCAAAAGTCAGAGAAGAGTAATGAAGAAGAATGCTGATACCCGTGTCATCGTAAATCCTTTGCGTTATGATGAAAGGCATTTTGAGATCTATAAAAAACATTCTTTGATAAAGTTCCACAACGAAGAGGATGAAGAAGCCTTTAAGCAATCTTTTTACTTGCCTGCGGCTCCTTGTGGAATCATAGAGTACTACAGGGATAATATCCTGGTAGCTTTTGGGTTCCTGGATTTTGGTAAAGAATCATTGTCCAGTGTTTACTTTGTCTATGATCCGGATTATTCCCAGTATAGTTTAGGAAGCTTCAGTGTGATAACCGAGATAAAGTTAGGGCAGAAATGGGGAAAGCGACATTATAATCTGGGATTCTGGATAAAGGAAAACCGATCTATGAGCTACAAAGACCGGTTTAAACCCTGTGAGATAATGGACTGGGATAACTACCAGTGGAATAGGCTAGATGAGGTGAAATAGCCTTCCAATAAAAAAACCGTATAGGACGACCAAAAAGGCTCCCTCTCCTCTATTAACTCTCTTGTCAACGGTTAACAGAATGAAGAGTACAGTTGTTCCCATAAACATAGGAAGGGAAAAATCAATAATGCTCTGGGGAACTTTAAGGGTACTTATTAACCCGGGTATTCCGATAACCGCAAGCGAATTAAAGATATTAGACCCAATTACATTTCCTACGGCCATCTCTGCATTATTTCTCTTTGCAGCGGAAATGGTCACCATTACCTCTGGTAGACTCGTTCCTAGAGCTACAGCACTTAGGGCTATAACTTCCTCAGGAATCTTGGCTATTGTGGCAATATGGATAACAGATTCCACTGTATATTGAGCCCCAAAAAAGATAACAACAGGTGAAATCACGAGTGTTATTATTCCCAACGCTGTCATTTTAACCTTTTCCGGCACATCTTGATTATCACCAGATATGCTTTGAAAGAGGTATACAACCAGAACAATCAAACAGAATATGGCTTCACCTGTGGTGACTTGCCCGTCTTTCATAAAAAGATAAAGCATTAAAGCTGAACCAAAAATAAAGGGCAAATCAATATTCAGAATGTCATGGGTTATGGTTAAACGTTTGCTTAAGATGGCTGCAATACCCAGTACGAGAAATATATTTGTGATGTTGGAGCCAAGTACATTCCCGACAACAATTTCCGAACTTCCTTTTGCTATCGCAAATAGGCTGGATACTAATTCGGGAAGGCTTGTTCCCACACCAATTATAAGAACGCCAACCAAAAAGGTTGGCATTCCTAAAGCTATACCTGCTTGTTCAGCAGATTCTATGAATTTGTCTGAAGCTATGACTAAAGCCGCCATACTTATGATAAAGACAAATAACCATATAAGCATATATTATCCTCCAAATATGGGGACGAGTGCTAATAAAACTCCCGCGGCTACAGCTGATCCAATAACTCCTGCTACATTAGGGCCCATGGCATGCATTAACAGGAAGTTACTTGGGTTCTCTTCAAGACCTACTTTGTTAGCCACTCGAGCGGCCATAGGAACAGCAGATACTCCAGCTGCTCCTATTAATGGGTTAATAGGTGTCTTGCTTAGTTTATTCATTAACTTAGCTAATAATACCCCGGCAGAGGTACCAATACAGAAAGCGACTAATCCCAGAGCTAAAATACCCAGGGTAGTGGCATTAAGGAAGACTTCTGCCTGCATTTTGGAACCGACAGATAATCCTAGCATAATTGTTACTGTATTCATTAAGGCATTTTGTGCTGTATCTGACAAACGGTCTGTTACCATACATTCTTTTAATAAGTTACCAAACATCAACATTCCAATAAGAGGAGTTGCGCTAGGAAGAAGAATTATACAAAGAATGAGAACCAGTAAAGGGAAAATGATCTTTTCTGTCTTTGATACTGGTCTTAATTGCTTCATCTTTATTTGACGTTCTTCTTTTGTGGTTAAAGCCCTCATAATAGGAGGTTGGATGATAGGCACTAAAGCCATATAGCTATAGGCGGCTACTGCGATGGGCCCCAAGTAGGTTGGTGCCAGTCTAGATGATGTAAAGATAGCTGTCGGGCCATCAGCACCACCAATAATTCCTATGGATGCGGCAACATGAAGTATCGATTGGGCTAGAGATTGTCCATCAGAGGAGGTGACAAAAGAAAATCCTGGAATGGCTTCTAGGGCCACTGTTCCTAAAAGTGCCATAAAGATACCGAATTGAGCGGCTGCTCCCAACAATAGGGTCCGAGGGTTGGCAATGAGCGGTCCAAAGTCTGTCATTGCTCCTACACCCATGAATATAATGAGAGGGAAAAGACCAGAGGCCACTCCCATATCGTAGAATTGTCCAATGAATCCACCATACTCACTGATAATGGTATGATGAGCCGCATCGAAGATAACAGCACCATTATCATTCAAAAAATATGCTGTATGCTCTGCTATTTGGGCATAGGGGATATTCGATAAAATAGCACCAAATCCAATGGGAACCAGTAATAAGGGCTCAAAACCTTTCTTGATTGCCAGGAATAGTAGGACAAAGCCCACAACAATCATTATGAAGTTACCCCAGCCTCCTGGTTGAATAAAACCAAATAAACCTGTTGAGGTCCATAATGAGAATAGGGATTTAGATAAACTGTCAAACATATGCTATCTCCCTATCCTATCTCAATGAGATGTTGACCTGCAGTTACTTGAACTCCCTGAGCAACACTAATCTTATTGATTGTTCCTGCTTTTATTGCTGAAATGGGTGTTTCCATTTTCATAGCTTCCAGAACGATGAGAACATCACCTTCTTCAACCCTGTCTCCTTCGGATACATTGATGCGAAGAACTAAACCCGGCATGGGGGCTTCAATGGCCTCACCATCAGAACTTCCTTCACTGCTGGAAGCCGTAGGGCTATCTATTCCTTCTGTGATGGTGAAATCCATCGCCTTACCATTAACAAAAGCCTTGTTGTCTTTAAAATCAACAGAGAATTTCTCCCCTTCCACAACAACGGTATAACCATTCTGGCTTCCCGTACCGCTTGAGGCTGGTTTTTCCTGGTTTTTTCTAACCATAACAGGTCCATTGCCTTGTAGATAGGCGATTCCTTTTTCTTTACAGGCCGCAGCGATGAAAATGTTTTCATCTGTTACATCAAGATTATTGGATGTAAGCATTTCTTTGGCTGCCTTTATTCCTTTTGCTGGATCGGCATCATTGATATCTATTGGGCTTTTTGTAGTAGGTTCTAATTGTAATTGATCGGCCGCTAATTTGACGATTTCCTGATCAGGTACAACAGGAGTTTTACCAAAATAACCAAGGACCATCTTACCATAACCTTCTGCAATCTTGTTCCAAGGTCCAAACATCACATTGTTAAAAGCCTGTTGGAAGTAGAACTGACTAACAGGAGTTACGGACGTTCCAAAACCACCTTTAGTGACAACTTCACCCATGGCTGCTGATATTTCACTATATTTATCCATCAAACCATTATCTCGTAACATTTGAGTGTTCGCAGTAAGAGCTCCTCCAGGCATAGGACTAAAAGGTATTAATGGTTCTACAGCCTTAGCTTCTGGGGGAAGGAAGTAGTCTTTCATACAATTCTTGAAGACTTCTTCTGCTTCAATAACCTTGTTAATATCAATTCCTAAATCAAACTCAGAACCTCGTAAGGCATGCCACATAGTGATTAAGTCAGGCTGTCCTGTTCCTCCAGATACGGGAGCTAAAGACAAATCTATCTGATTGGCCCCTGCTTCCAGAGCTGCTTTGTAGGCAATAACGCCAATACCGGCTGTTTCATGACTGTGGAATACAATATGGGCTTTATCACCAAGAAGTTTTCGTGCTGCTTTGATCGTATCGTAAACCTTGGTTGGTCGGCTTGTTCCTGAAGCGTCCTTAAAACAAACAGAATTGAATGGGATATGAGCGTCAAGGATATCTTTTAAAGACTTGATATAGAATTCTGATTCATGAGCTCCTTCACAACCTGGGGGTAATTCCATCATTGTAACGGATACTTCATGTTGTAATCCTGCATCGTGAATACATTGTCCTGAATAAATTAAATTGTTTACATCATTTAAGGCATCAAAGTTACGAATGGTTGTTATACCGTGTTTCTTAAATAACTCAGCGTGAAGTTTGATAATATCACTGGATTGAGAATCTAAACCTACCACATTGATCCCTCTCGCCAGGGTTTGTAAGTTTGCATCAGGGCCTGCTGTTGCTCTGAACTGATCCATCATATCAAAAGCATCTTCGTTACAATAAAAATATAAGCTTTGAAATCTAGCACCACCACCAGCTTCAAAGTGGGTAATTCCTGCCTTACGTGCTGCTTCAACAGCGGGAAGGAAGTCTTTCGTAAATACCCTAGCTCCATAGACAGATTGGAATCCATCTCTGAAAGCTGTCACCATAAAATCAACTTTCTTTTTCATGAAATTAATCCTTCCTCTTTAGCTTTAGAGACTGCTATAGCCAAAGCTATTTTGACTTTTTTATCATTTGTTTTCTTTTCATTAATGTCTAGATTAGTTTTTTCAGGGAAAAATCTTTGTATGATAGTGGAACTAACAGACATGATAAGGACTAACAGTACTAAAAAACTAAATACTGTGGTCATACCGACTACCGTTAGGGTCAGTCCTAAGTTGATACTTAACATAGAATGCTCCTCAGCAGCCATGTGAAGGGGCTGGGAATCCTTCATCAGAACTACCAGAAAAAATATTAAAGGAATAACCTAAAGGCTCCTTGTAAGGATAACAATAAAGCCAAGACCAATTAATGTAAATGTTAAAAAAGAGAATTTTTTATTGACTTTTTTTAAGGTATGCCAATATTGAACAATTAACTATAATTGAATAGAATGTATCCAATGTTCAATAAAGAGTGTTTTTTTGAGGGGCGATTATGAAAACATGTTTTGTTTTTCCAGGCCAGGGATCACAGTATCAAGGTATGGGAAAAGACCTCTATGAGGCTTCAAAAGAGGTAAGGGATTTATTCCAACTAGCCTCAGATCGATGTCATATAGATACAAAGGCTCTTCTTTTTGAAGGAACTGATGAAGAATTAAAGGCTACTGATAAAGCTCAATTAGCTATTACCTTACATAATATAGCCGCTGCTGTGTACTTGCGATCCGTCGGTATTGAAGCAGATATTGTAGCTGGGCATAGTTTGGGAGAGTTTGCCGCCTTAACTTATGCAGGTGTTTTGGATTATGAGGCTGTATTTCCTCTGGTTCAAAACCGTGGACTGTTAATGGCCAAAGCTTCCGAGAATATTGATAAATCAAATGGTGCTCCCGGTATGGCTGCTGTCATAGGTCTGGATCCGGATGTATTGGCTTCCGAGTTGCTAACAGCTAACATCGAAGGCTTATATGTAGCTAACTTTAATAGTCCAAAGCAACTCGTCTTATCAGGGACAGCTGAGGGGATTACAAAGGGGCAGTCCTTTTGTAAGGATTTAGGTGCCCGCCGTTATCTTCCATTAAAAGTATCCGGTCCTTTTCATTCTCCCTTAATGAGTGAAGCCGCTTCTGATTTTGAAGCCTATATTAAAGATATAAACTTTAAAGATCCTAATTTGTCCTTATACTCTAATGTAACAGGAGCTAAGATAGAGAAAGGATCAGAAGCCAAAGATCTTGCTGTAAAGCAGATTGTTTCTTCCGTTCAATGGGTTAAGGAAGAACAAGCCATATTGAATGAAGGTATTAATAGGATTGTCGAGGTTGGTCCCGGCAGTGTTTTGTCTGGATTATGGAAGGCCTTCAATAGCGATATTAAGTGTCACTTAGCTGGCACAGTAGAAAGTGTGATGAACATACAGGAGTAGAGAGAATATGTTAGTTAAAGGAAAATCCGCATTAGTTACCGGTGGTGCTAGAGGAATTGGAAAAGAAATTGTAGAGACATTGCTTAAAAATGGAGCCAATGTTTATTTTATTGACCTAAATCCTAGTGAATACATGGCTGATTATGAAGTATTAGCCAAAGAAGCAGGTGTAAAGGTCGTCTTCAAACAAGCAAATGTAGCGAGTGAAGAAGATATTACCAATGTGGTAGAAGAAATTATCAAAGAAGCAGGAGAACTGGACATTCTTGTTAATAATGCAGGAATCACTCGAGATGGCCTGTTGTTTAGAATGAGTGGAAAAGATTGGCATGATGTTATAAATATCAACCTTTCTAGTGCCTTTTATATAACCAGAATCGTAGCCAGACATATGGCTAAGTTAAGAAGAGGTTCTATTGTGAACATGTCTTCTATTGTTGGTGCTCATGGTAACGCAGGACAGGTTAATTATTCTGCATCAAAAGCTGGTTTGATTGGTTTAACAAAATCAGTTGCTCAAGAGATAGCTTCCCGGGGTGTTAGATGTAATGCCATTGCTCCAGGATTTATCAAGACAGCTATGACTGATAAATTAACTGATGATCAGAAAGACGGTTTACTAAAGCAAGTTCCCATGGGTAGATTAGGTCTTCCTTCTGAGATCGCTGATTTATTGTTGTTTTTAACATCAGATATGTCTCAATACATAACAGGTCAAGTAATTGAAATTAATGGTGGAATGGCGATGTAATAATCGTCTTTGGAGTGTAATGTGAAAAAACGAATTGTTATAACAGGCTTAGGTACTGTAAATTCTTTGGGTCATAATGTAGAAGATACATGGAAGGCCATTCAGGAAGGTCAGATTGGTATTGGTCCTATTACAAAATTTGATGCTAGTGACTATCCTGCAAAGATAGCCGCTGAAGTAAAGAATTTTACAGAGTCCAGAGGGAAATATTTAGATTCAAAAGATGCACGTAAAATGGATGATTTTAGTGCTTTTGCTGTCTATGCTGGTAAGCAGGCCATGGAAGATGCTGGCCTTGAAGTAGGTAAGAATATTGATCCGGAAAATATCGGTGTTATTCTGGGAAATGGTATTGGTGGTTTAACATCTCTTGAACTCGCTTATGAAAAGTTGTTATCAGCTGGACCCAGCCGTATTCCTCCTATGACTATTCCTAAATTAATTATTAACGAAGCACCGGCTAATACGGCTATTGCATTAGGTGCCCAGGGACCTTGTTATGCTTTAGTGACTGCATGTGCTGCCGGGACTGATGCCATTGGTGATGCCGCCCGATTAATCGAGCATGGTATTATTGATGTTGCTGTTACTGGTGGAACAGAAGCTTCTATAACCAAAATGGGGATTGGTGGTTTTTGTGTATTACATGCCTTAAGTACTAAGTATAACGATACTCCTCAGGAAGCCAGTCGTCCTTTTGATAAGGATAGAGATGGTTTTGTTATGGGAGAAGGTGCTGGTATTCTTATTCTTGAAGAGTTAGAACATGCCAAGAAAAGAGGCGCCACTATTTATGCAGAATTAGCTGGGTCTGGTATGAGTTGTGATGCCGACCATTTAACAGCCCCCCATCCAGAAGGCCGGGGAGCGATTGCCGCTATGAAAATGGCATTAAGTATGGCTGATATGGATCCTAAAGATATTGATTATATTAATGCTCATGGAACATCTACTCCGGTAAATGATCCCACAGAGACATTGGCAATCAAGAAAGTATTTGGAGATCATGCTTACAAGCTAAAGGTGAGTTCTACCAAAAGTATGACCGGTCACTGTGTTGGTGCTGCTGGTGGTATTGAAGCTATTTTTTCTATCTTGTCTATACGGGATGGCGTGTTTCCTCCCACTATGAATATAAATGAGACCGATGAGCGTTGTGATTTGGACTACGTTCCTAATAAAGCTCAAAAAGGTTCTATTAATGCTGTTATGTCCAATTCCCTTGGATTTGGTGGTCATAATGGTATTGTTATCTTTAAGAAATACGAAGATTAATAATAAAGCTCTCTTCTTGAGAGCTTTATCTTTGCAGTTCTAACTAACTTCTTTTAAACTTATATACCATAGGAAACCCCGCTGTGAATAATAGTAACCCTATGGAAGACCCCGAATCAATTGAAGCTCTTGAACCTGTAGAAGAGGTTTTTTCCATCCCCTGTGATTATGAAGCCGCATTACAATATCTTGGCTTATTTGAGAAAGACCTGGTGAAAGGGACAGTTATATCCAATTGTTTGTGGGATAAACATGGCCCTTTTTTAGAAGATATAATGAATGAAAAGTGGTTGGCCGATGTACATCCTGATGATCGGGATCGCCTGGTTTATGCTTGGAGAAGTGTTGTAGAGGGCCAGGGTAACGTCTTTGTATCAGAATATAGAATAAAAAATACTGATGGTGATTGGATATGGATTCTTAATAAAGCTGTCGTCATTGAACGGGATCCTCAAGGCTTTCCTGTTCATTATGTAGGAATAGATATTGATATTACCGATAAGAAGCATCTCGAGGAAAAGCTATACGAATTCCAGAAGATGGCAGAAGAAAAGGCCATTGAAGCAGAAAGTTTGCGTGTGGCCAGTGCTGTGTTATTAACTTCATTGGATTTTGATGAAGCCTTACAACGGATCTTGCAACAGGCTTCCTATATGATTCCGTCTCAGAGGGCTTCCATATATATCATCAGTGATAAGACCTTTCAACTTATGGCAGATACTGTATTAAAAAAGAAGAAAATGTTTTTCTCTTTTCCTTCTACCCATCCTTGTATGCAGGCACTTACTTCTGGTTCTTTATTAGTTTTTGAAAATACACCAATAGAACTCCCTGATATAGGAGATTTGCTTAATAGTGTTATGGCTATGCCTATCAGGATTAAAGGGGAGCCTAAAGGGGTCATTATGTTCCAGGATGATCATGTTGGTTTTTTTGAGACAGTACATAAGCGGTTAATTCTATCCTTCGCTGATTATATTGGGATTGCCTTGCAAAATGCTGATTACTATGGTCAGGCTAGACAAGAGGCCTCCAAAGATACATTAACAGGAATGTACACTAGACGGTGGTTCCTGGAGCAGTTAAAACGACTCATAGCAGAATCGAAAAAAAGTCATGGCCCATTAGCTTTGCTACTTTTGGATCTGGATCATTTTAAATTGGTCAATGATCAATACGGTCATCTCGTTGGTGATGAAGTTTTAGTTCGTTTTAGTAATAACGTTAGACAGATGCTTCGTAGTTCTGATATCTGCTGTAGATATGGGGGGGAGGAATTTATTGTTCTTCTTCCTGATACACAGAAAGATAAGGCCATATCCATAGGTGAGCGTTTAATTGAAAGCATTCACACTATTCAGATACCTTCCTCTGATGATTTTATTTCTGTATCTATTGGTCTGGCTCTATACGATAGTGAGCTTGATGATCAACTGGAAGATATTATTGAAAGGGCGGATCGCTGTCTCTATCGGGCAAAAGATATGGGGAGAAATAGATTGGTATATTAAAAAAGCTGTTCATTACTGAACAGCTTTATACCAGCGGTCGGACTCGAACCGACACGGGATTGCTCCCAACAGATTTTGAGTCTATCGTGTCTACCAATTTCACCACGCTGGCAGAAGCAAAGGAAGAATAGTCGATTTAGAAAATGGTGTCAAGAACTCTTCCTTTTAAGGAGTTTATTCTTTCTTCAATAGTGCAAAATTCTTCCCAACTAATATGATCCCATTCTATATTCATGCAACGGCAGACTAGATAGGCAATTTTGATACTATTCAAGTATTGTCTGAAGTTTTCAGAGTTGTCTTGTATCCATACAAGAATAGACTGTGAGTCTTTTTCTGTTAATCCTTCACGTTTTAGATGGGCTTTGATTTCGTTGGCTTGTATCTGGTTGTCCACTTGAATACAAGATGTGTCAGGATTGTCTAAACTCTTAATATAGGACTTTAAAAGCTCAAAAGTTTTAGCATCTTTTTCTAGAATACAAAAACTCATTATGTACCTCTTATTTATAAGTGTCGGCTTGTAATATATAATCATAAGTACTACTTGGAATTCCCTTAGACCTTCTTTATACTGTGCCCACCATGAAATGGCTGAAATGGTTTAAACAACAAAAGAAAGATACATATTTAACAGAGGACCTTTGGATATCCGATCTTAAAAGACAAGGTCGATCTGGTTTTAGTCTTATCAGGGATAACAAATATGAGGTCAGACAACAACGTAACTCAATTAACATGACATTGAAAGAACATGTCTTTGCATGGTCAGAAATTCCGGATAAATACTATAATGACTGTGTTATATCCTGTCGAATAAAACTTGATTCTAACTACAACGCTGGGGGTATCCTTTTTAGACAGGTTAATGAGGATAATTTCTATTACTTTCTGGTCTCCAGTAAGGGCTACTTTCGTTTCGATGCTTTATTCAATGGTGGCCCTATTACTATTCTTCCCTGGATGTTAGGAGATTTTAATCCGGAAGACCCCATTTCCCTAAAGATCATTATACATGGTAATAATTTTATTTTTCTTATTAATGGTGATTGGGTAGGTGAGGCAACGGGAGAGTATTTTTCCTCAGGTCAATTAGGCTTTTGTGGGCAGAACTTTTCTACAGAATCTGTGGAATGTTGTTTACAGAGTTTTCGTGTTGATTCTCTTCCTGTTAATGTTGAGAAGGAATATACCAGATGGAATGAGGTGGCCAGTATTCCTGCCGAAAATCGTTTGCGTCTTGCTAAAGCCTTTCACACAATAGACAATCTTAGTTCGGCTATTTATCAGTTTAGACAAGCCATGAAAACAGAAGCCCTTGATGTAGCTGATCTCAAAATCTTTCTTCAACTACTCATTACGCGTCAGTTTTATAAAGAAGCTATTCCTGTGGCGAAACGTTTAATTGAACTGGATAAAGGTCTTGATACTTATTTAGATATGGCCAGTATTTATTATCTCGATAATGATTTTGCTAATCTGCTGTCAGTATTAGCAGGTCGTGAAGACGAATACGATCAAAATGACCGGTACTGGAGTTTGATCGGTCATGCTTATCATATGCTTGGATATCAAGATAAAAGTGCTGAAGCTTATCTGAAGGCCTTTTCTATTAATAATCAGGTTCCTCTTTATGCATTAAATGCTGCCAAGAGTTATGAGATATTAGAGGAGTGGGATCTCGCAGAAGACTATTATGCCAAAGCGGGAAAAGAGTTTTTTCTTCAGGAAGCCTGGAATGATCTGGAATGGGTTCTCTTGAGGTTGGAAGCTGTGGCAGCGGACAATCCTAAAACCGAGTACATACGAAGTATTATTGATTATCATGAAGGTCGTCTAGAAGAGGCAGAAGAGTCCTTTGATGCCCAGTTAGCGTCTGATGACTATGATAGTCAAATTCCCTATTTAAAGGCTTTACTTCTACAGCAACAGGGGAAGGAAGAAGAGGCCCTTACTTTTTTTGAAAAGGCAGTGGCTCTTGAAGATGATGTTTTTGAATACTGGTATAAACTAGCTGAGACTCAGTATTCGGTAGGGATCGATGGAAATGATTCTTTAGCAAAGGCTCTTGAGCTTAAGGGGGATAATCCCTGGGCTTTGAATCTGGCTGGTAAAATAACAGGTGATACCAGTTATTTTGAAAAGGCCTATATGGAAGCTAAGCATGAATCTGTTTTGGCTGTGAATTGGGCCTCAGAGCTCATAAAAATGAATAAACATAAAGAGGCTTATGATATTCTCAAAGCCTTTCCCGAAAACCCTGAAGCCTTAAATCAGGTCGGTAATATATTAGTAAATGAAGAATCCTATGAAGAGGCCATAAAGTTTTATAACAAGGCTATAAGTCTGGCCCCTGATGAACCATATTACAGAGATAATATCATCTCCGCCGCCCTTTATCTGGATCAGTTTAGTTTGGCAGAAGAACATCTTCGTTTCCTGCTGGATCTTCGCCCAGATTATACAACTATGTTTTGGGCAGGACGTATTTCCTCCAGAATTGGAGATTATCCGAGAGCTTTAGTAGCTCTGAGAGAATCATTGAAACTGAACCCCTC
Protein-coding sequences here:
- a CDS encoding OadG family protein yields the protein MLSINLGLTLTVVGMTTVFSFLVLLVLIMSVSSTIIQRFFPEKTNLDINEKKTNDKKVKIALAIAVSKAKEEGLIS
- the fabG gene encoding 3-oxoacyl-[acyl-carrier-protein] reductase encodes the protein MLVKGKSALVTGGARGIGKEIVETLLKNGANVYFIDLNPSEYMADYEVLAKEAGVKVVFKQANVASEEDITNVVEEIIKEAGELDILVNNAGITRDGLLFRMSGKDWHDVININLSSAFYITRIVARHMAKLRRGSIVNMSSIVGAHGNAGQVNYSASKAGLIGLTKSVAQEIASRGVRCNAIAPGFIKTAMTDKLTDDQKDGLLKQVPMGRLGLPSEIADLLLFLTSDMSQYITGQVIEINGGMAM
- a CDS encoding arginyltransferase, translating into MKYLEKPKFSHPSACPYIEGEEYRQEYFLAYDVNEVELDELFEAGWRRFGAYFFRPACRFCRKCIPIRTVIPELNLSKSQRRVMKKNADTRVIVNPLRYDERHFEIYKKHSLIKFHNEEDEEAFKQSFYLPAAPCGIIEYYRDNILVAFGFLDFGKESLSSVYFVYDPDYSQYSLGSFSVITEIKLGQKWGKRHYNLGFWIKENRSMSYKDRFKPCEIMDWDNYQWNRLDEVK
- the fabD gene encoding ACP S-malonyltransferase translates to MKTCFVFPGQGSQYQGMGKDLYEASKEVRDLFQLASDRCHIDTKALLFEGTDEELKATDKAQLAITLHNIAAAVYLRSVGIEADIVAGHSLGEFAALTYAGVLDYEAVFPLVQNRGLLMAKASENIDKSNGAPGMAAVIGLDPDVLASELLTANIEGLYVANFNSPKQLVLSGTAEGITKGQSFCKDLGARRYLPLKVSGPFHSPLMSEAASDFEAYIKDINFKDPNLSLYSNVTGAKIEKGSEAKDLAVKQIVSSVQWVKEEQAILNEGINRIVEVGPGSVLSGLWKAFNSDIKCHLAGTVESVMNIQE
- a CDS encoding biotin/lipoyl-containing protein — protein: MKKKVDFMVTAFRDGFQSVYGARVFTKDFLPAVEAARKAGITHFEAGGGARFQSLYFYCNEDAFDMMDQFRATAGPDANLQTLARGINVVGLDSQSSDIIKLHAELFKKHGITTIRNFDALNDVNNLIYSGQCIHDAGLQHEVSVTMMELPPGCEGAHESEFYIKSLKDILDAHIPFNSVCFKDASGTSRPTKVYDTIKAARKLLGDKAHIVFHSHETAGIGVIAYKAALEAGANQIDLSLAPVSGGTGQPDLITMWHALRGSEFDLGIDINKVIEAEEVFKNCMKDYFLPPEAKAVEPLIPFSPMPGGALTANTQMLRDNGLMDKYSEISAAMGEVVTKGGFGTSVTPVSQFYFQQAFNNVMFGPWNKIAEGYGKMVLGYFGKTPVVPDQEIVKLAADQLQLEPTTKSPIDINDADPAKGIKAAKEMLTSNNLDVTDENIFIAAACKEKGIAYLQGNGPVMVRKNQEKPASSGTGSQNGYTVVVEGEKFSVDFKDNKAFVNGKAMDFTITEGIDSPTASSSEGSSDGEAIEAPMPGLVLRINVSEGDRVEEGDVLIVLEAMKMETPISAIKAGTINKISVAQGVQVTAGQHLIEIG
- a CDS encoding sodium ion-translocating decarboxylase subunit beta — translated: MFDSLSKSLFSLWTSTGLFGFIQPGGWGNFIMIVVGFVLLFLAIKKGFEPLLLVPIGFGAILSNIPYAQIAEHTAYFLNDNGAVIFDAAHHTIISEYGGFIGQFYDMGVASGLFPLIIFMGVGAMTDFGPLIANPRTLLLGAAAQFGIFMALLGTVALEAIPGFSFVTSSDGQSLAQSILHVAASIGIIGGADGPTAIFTSSRLAPTYLGPIAVAAYSYMALVPIIQPPIMRALTTKEERQIKMKQLRPVSKTEKIIFPLLVLILCIILLPSATPLIGMLMFGNLLKECMVTDRLSDTAQNALMNTVTIMLGLSVGSKMQAEVFLNATTLGILALGLVAFCIGTSAGVLLAKLMNKLSKTPINPLIGAAGVSAVPMAARVANKVGLEENPSNFLLMHAMGPNVAGVIGSAVAAGVLLALVPIFGG
- a CDS encoding calcium/sodium antiporter; amino-acid sequence: MLIWLFVFIISMAALVIASDKFIESAEQAGIALGMPTFLVGVLIIGVGTSLPELVSSLFAIAKGSSEIVVGNVLGSNITNIFLVLGIAAILSKRLTITHDILNIDLPFIFGSALMLYLFMKDGQVTTGEAIFCLIVLVVYLFQSISGDNQDVPEKVKMTALGIITLVISPVVIFFGAQYTVESVIHIATIAKIPEEVIALSAVALGTSLPEVMVTISAAKRNNAEMAVGNVIGSNIFNSLAVIGIPGLISTLKVPQSIIDFSLPMFMGTTVLFILLTVDKRVNRGEGAFLVVLYGFFIGRLFHLI
- the fabF gene encoding beta-ketoacyl-ACP synthase II, which gives rise to MKKRIVITGLGTVNSLGHNVEDTWKAIQEGQIGIGPITKFDASDYPAKIAAEVKNFTESRGKYLDSKDARKMDDFSAFAVYAGKQAMEDAGLEVGKNIDPENIGVILGNGIGGLTSLELAYEKLLSAGPSRIPPMTIPKLIINEAPANTAIALGAQGPCYALVTACAAGTDAIGDAARLIEHGIIDVAVTGGTEASITKMGIGGFCVLHALSTKYNDTPQEASRPFDKDRDGFVMGEGAGILILEELEHAKKRGATIYAELAGSGMSCDADHLTAPHPEGRGAIAAMKMALSMADMDPKDIDYINAHGTSTPVNDPTETLAIKKVFGDHAYKLKVSSTKSMTGHCVGAAGGIEAIFSILSIRDGVFPPTMNINETDERCDLDYVPNKAQKGSINAVMSNSLGFGGHNGIVIFKKYED